The Phyllopteryx taeniolatus isolate TA_2022b chromosome 9, UOR_Ptae_1.2, whole genome shotgun sequence genome contains a region encoding:
- the znf362a gene encoding zinc finger protein 362a isoform X2 has translation MAEPRFNSPYFWPPPPAMAVTQLMAEKIRASHPAPVTLPSQQPLLSPAGGQHVASKIHQPDVVLHASPARPTSSSLTGRILGDVNLNLDEKAAIKARGLWEDWRQLIEHPVRANHLSGVSLASRTGNLNNSELTSPATPPSGASTPHLLSSFTNPHGMEPGRTNGGLMGLLGVSKPPKDGRRKIKAENGSSLLVVPYPILASSNDQSPISITAKEKTYRCKVCPLTFFSKSDMQIHSKIHTEAKAYKCPHCTKTFANAPYLAQHLRIHLGLKPYRCAYCEKCFRQLSHLQQHTRIHTGDRPYKCFQPGCEKAFTQLSNLQSHQRHHNKDKAFKCSNCFRAYSDAASLQMHLSAHAIKMARAYCCSTCDRAYTSETYLMKHMCKHAAAQHAGPRRSDAPHHHPRTDASDLSAAAILSRHHLSLSV, from the exons ATGGCTGAACCTCGCTTTAACAGCCCCTATTTTTGGCCCCCGCCACCTGCCATGGCTGTCACTCAG CTGATGGCGGAGAAGATCCGGGCATCCCATCCAGCCCCTGTCACGCTCCCTTCCCAGCAGCCCTTGCTGTCTCCGGCCGGAGGCCAGCATGTGGCGTCCAAAATCCACCAGCCGGACGTCGTCCTGCACGCCAGCCCCGCCCGACCCACCTCCAGCTCACTCACGG GTCGCATTCTCGGCGATGTCAACTTGAACCTGGACGAAAAAGCGGCCATCAAAGCCAGGGGATTGTGGGAGGACTGGCGTCAGCTCATCGAGCATCCCGTTCGGGCGAACCACCTCTCAG GCGTTTCGCTGGCGTCTAGAACCGGAAACCTCAACAACTCTGAGCTAACGTCCCCGGCCACTCCGCCCTCGGGAGCCTCCACCCCTCACCTGCTCTCCAGCTTCACCAACCCCCATGGGATGGAGCCCGGAAGAACCAACGGAGGTCTCATGGGTCTACTCGGGGTGTCCAAGCCCCCGAAGGACGGACGTCGGAAAATCAAAGCGGAAAACGGCTCCTCGCTCTTGGTGGTGCCGTACCCAATCCTGGCGTCCAGCAATGACCAGTCCCCGATCAGCATCACTGCCAAAGAGAAAACCTACAG GTGTAAAGTGTGCCCGCTGACCTTCTTCTCCAAGTCGGACATGCAGATCCACTCCAAGATACACACGGAGGCCAAGGCGTACAAGTGCCCTCATTGCACCAAGACGTTCGCCAACGCTCCGTACCTGGCGCAGCACCTGCGCATCCACCTGGGGCTCAAGCCGTACCGCTGCGCCTACTGCGAGAAGTGCTTTCGACAGCTCTCACACCTGCAGCAGCACACCAG AATCCACACGGGCGATCGTCCGTATAAATGCTTCCAACCCGGATGCGAGAAAGCCTTCACTCAGTTGTCTAATCTGCAG TCGCACCAGAGGcaccacaacaaagacaaggCGTTCAAGTGTTCCAACTGCTTCCGGGCGTACTCTGACGCGGCGTCGCTGCAGATGCACCTTTCCGCCCACGCCATCAAGATGGCTCGGGCCTACTGCTGCAGCACGTGCGACAGGGCGTACACGTCG GAGACCTACCTCATGAAGCACATGTGCAAGCACGCGGCGGCGCAGCACGCGGGGCCTCGGAGGAGCGacgccccccaccaccacccccggACCGATGCCTCGGACCTGAGCGcagccgccattttgtcccgacatcatctctctctctccgttTAG
- the znf362a gene encoding zinc finger protein 362a isoform X1, which yields MAEPRFNSPYFWPPPPAMAVTQEQLMAEKIRASHPAPVTLPSQQPLLSPAGGQHVASKIHQPDVVLHASPARPTSSSLTGRILGDVNLNLDEKAAIKARGLWEDWRQLIEHPVRANHLSGVSLASRTGNLNNSELTSPATPPSGASTPHLLSSFTNPHGMEPGRTNGGLMGLLGVSKPPKDGRRKIKAENGSSLLVVPYPILASSNDQSPISITAKEKTYRCKVCPLTFFSKSDMQIHSKIHTEAKAYKCPHCTKTFANAPYLAQHLRIHLGLKPYRCAYCEKCFRQLSHLQQHTRIHTGDRPYKCFQPGCEKAFTQLSNLQSHQRHHNKDKAFKCSNCFRAYSDAASLQMHLSAHAIKMARAYCCSTCDRAYTSETYLMKHMCKHAAAQHAGPRRSDAPHHHPRTDASDLSAAAILSRHHLSLSV from the exons ATGGCTGAACCTCGCTTTAACAGCCCCTATTTTTGGCCCCCGCCACCTGCCATGGCTGTCACTCAG GAGCAGCTGATGGCGGAGAAGATCCGGGCATCCCATCCAGCCCCTGTCACGCTCCCTTCCCAGCAGCCCTTGCTGTCTCCGGCCGGAGGCCAGCATGTGGCGTCCAAAATCCACCAGCCGGACGTCGTCCTGCACGCCAGCCCCGCCCGACCCACCTCCAGCTCACTCACGG GTCGCATTCTCGGCGATGTCAACTTGAACCTGGACGAAAAAGCGGCCATCAAAGCCAGGGGATTGTGGGAGGACTGGCGTCAGCTCATCGAGCATCCCGTTCGGGCGAACCACCTCTCAG GCGTTTCGCTGGCGTCTAGAACCGGAAACCTCAACAACTCTGAGCTAACGTCCCCGGCCACTCCGCCCTCGGGAGCCTCCACCCCTCACCTGCTCTCCAGCTTCACCAACCCCCATGGGATGGAGCCCGGAAGAACCAACGGAGGTCTCATGGGTCTACTCGGGGTGTCCAAGCCCCCGAAGGACGGACGTCGGAAAATCAAAGCGGAAAACGGCTCCTCGCTCTTGGTGGTGCCGTACCCAATCCTGGCGTCCAGCAATGACCAGTCCCCGATCAGCATCACTGCCAAAGAGAAAACCTACAG GTGTAAAGTGTGCCCGCTGACCTTCTTCTCCAAGTCGGACATGCAGATCCACTCCAAGATACACACGGAGGCCAAGGCGTACAAGTGCCCTCATTGCACCAAGACGTTCGCCAACGCTCCGTACCTGGCGCAGCACCTGCGCATCCACCTGGGGCTCAAGCCGTACCGCTGCGCCTACTGCGAGAAGTGCTTTCGACAGCTCTCACACCTGCAGCAGCACACCAG AATCCACACGGGCGATCGTCCGTATAAATGCTTCCAACCCGGATGCGAGAAAGCCTTCACTCAGTTGTCTAATCTGCAG TCGCACCAGAGGcaccacaacaaagacaaggCGTTCAAGTGTTCCAACTGCTTCCGGGCGTACTCTGACGCGGCGTCGCTGCAGATGCACCTTTCCGCCCACGCCATCAAGATGGCTCGGGCCTACTGCTGCAGCACGTGCGACAGGGCGTACACGTCG GAGACCTACCTCATGAAGCACATGTGCAAGCACGCGGCGGCGCAGCACGCGGGGCCTCGGAGGAGCGacgccccccaccaccacccccggACCGATGCCTCGGACCTGAGCGcagccgccattttgtcccgacatcatctctctctctccgttTAG